The Methanocella arvoryzae MRE50 DNA window TCGAAGCCGACGGCGTTCTCGATGTCGGCCAGGATCGAGACAGCGTTGGTAAAGTAGACTGGAGAGTCGGGGAAAGCGGCAAGGGCCAGGGCGCCTGCGCAAATACCGTCGCTGTCTGCGTGGGTGAAAATGATCGTCCTCATACGTGACACCTGCAGTATATACTTATAATAGGATAGAGCCGGGGGTTCAAATAGCCTCTGATACGTGAGGGATAGGATACGGCCTCACAGACAGTATGATCGCTGCCGCCACCTGCCGTCAACTTAACCACCCCTTTTCATCAGGTTTGACGGCGGGATAAATGAAATAAGTTTATTTCCTAAATGTACTTATATAAGAAGTGATACTAAGTCGTTAGAACATCGCGAAGAGTGATATATACAGATTTCATCTTATACATTCTTTCTTCCGGAGGATACCAGATTTGTCACAGCCTGTTGTTAACATCGGTATGGTGGGCCACGTAGACCACGGCAAAACCACCCTGGTCAGCGCTCTCTCCGGCGTGTGGAGCGACACGCACAGCGAGGAGTTAAAGCGAGGAATCTCGATCCGCCTCGGCTACGCCGACTGTACTTTTTACAAGTGCAAGAACTGCAATGAGCCGGAGTGCTACTGCACTACTTCTAAGTGCCCTACTTGTGGCGGGGATACTGAGGAGATCAGGACTATTTCATTCGTAGACTCTCCGGGCCACGAAACGCTCATGGCGACGATGCTCTCGGGCGCCGCCATCATGGACGGCGCGGTCCTCGTGATAGCGGCTAACGAGCCCTGTCCCCAGCCCCAGACCAAAGAGCACCTGATGGCGCTGGACATCATAGGGATCAAGAACGTCGTCATCGCCCAGAACAAGATCGACATCGTATCGCGCGAAGACGCGCTCAAGCACTATAATCAGATCAAAGCATTCGTCAAGGGCACGGTGGCAGAGAATGCCCCGATCGTCCCGATATCCGCCCAGCAGAAGGTCAACATCGACGTGCTCATCAAGACCATCGAGGAGAAGATCCCCACCCCGAAGCACGACCTGGATAAGCCCGTCACCATGTTCGTGGCCAGGTCCTTCGACGTCAACCGTCCGGGCACGACTCCGGCTAAGCTGAGCGGCGGCGTCATCGGCGGCACGATCTCTCACGGAAAGCTCGCCGTCAAAGACGAGATCGAGATCCGCCCCGGCAGAAGGGTCGAGTCCGAAAACAGGGAAAGCTGGGTCCCGATCACGACCACAGTCACCAGGCTGATCTATGGCGGCGAAGCCGTAGACATAGCCACGCCAGGCGGCCTGCTCGCAGTAGGCACCAAGCTGGACCCCGCCATGACCAAGAGCGACGGCATGGCAGGCCAGGTCGTCGGCAAGCCCGGCACACTTCCTCCGGTATGGCAAAAATTCGTCATGAAGACGCAGCTGCTCGATCGGGTGGTCGGCGTCAGCGAAGACGAGAAAGTCAAGCCCATCGCCACGAGCGAGCCGCTGATGCTCAGCGTAGGCACCTCGATGACGATCGGCGTGGTCACCTCCGCCAGGAAGGACGAGG harbors:
- a CDS encoding translation initiation factor IF-2 subunit gamma, with the protein product MSQPVVNIGMVGHVDHGKTTLVSALSGVWSDTHSEELKRGISIRLGYADCTFYKCKNCNEPECYCTTSKCPTCGGDTEEIRTISFVDSPGHETLMATMLSGAAIMDGAVLVIAANEPCPQPQTKEHLMALDIIGIKNVVIAQNKIDIVSREDALKHYNQIKAFVKGTVAENAPIVPISAQQKVNIDVLIKTIEEKIPTPKHDLDKPVTMFVARSFDVNRPGTTPAKLSGGVIGGTISHGKLAVKDEIEIRPGRRVESENRESWVPITTTVTRLIYGGEAVDIATPGGLLAVGTKLDPAMTKSDGMAGQVVGKPGTLPPVWQKFVMKTQLLDRVVGVSEDEKVKPIATSEPLMLSVGTSMTIGVVTSARKDEAEVKLKRPVCAEVGSRIAISRRIGARWRLIGVGELIG